One genomic segment of Occultella kanbiaonis includes these proteins:
- a CDS encoding nitroreductase/quinone reductase family protein, with product MTFNTPNGTYGISLPPAEELHARNEPTIATIREGGSTPGMQTLVLITRGKKSGLERENPVAYFPLSDESWLILASAGGATKHPSWYFNLAAHPDEARVVLAGEEFPVAAEELHGPEREHHWQEITAAAPGFAEYATRTDRTIPVIRLTGRAA from the coding sequence ATGACCTTCAACACGCCCAACGGCACCTACGGCATCAGCTTGCCGCCGGCCGAGGAGCTGCACGCCAGGAACGAACCCACCATCGCCACCATCCGAGAGGGCGGGTCCACGCCGGGCATGCAGACCCTCGTCCTGATCACCCGCGGCAAGAAGAGTGGGCTCGAGCGCGAGAACCCGGTCGCCTACTTCCCGCTGTCCGACGAGTCCTGGCTGATCCTCGCCTCGGCCGGAGGGGCGACGAAGCACCCGTCCTGGTACTTCAACCTCGCCGCGCACCCCGACGAGGCACGGGTCGTCCTCGCCGGCGAGGAGTTTCCGGTGGCCGCCGAGGAGTTGCACGGCCCCGAGCGCGAACACCACTGGCAGGAGATCACCGCTGCGGCGCCCGGCTTCGCGGAGTACGCGACCCGGACCGACCGCACCATCCCGGTGATCCGGTTGACCGGGCGCGCCGCCTGA
- a CDS encoding flavin-containing monooxygenase: protein MSTHHTIVIGGGHSGLSAGYHLAQAGVDFVILDAEDRVGAHWERHWDSLRLFSPARYSSLPGLAVPGDPRHFPDRDEIAGYLRTYAEHIAAPVRSGVRVDALRRAGDTYVAEAGDQRFEAPNVVVATGPHQEPHVPDFAAKLDPGIRQWHSTGYRGPSDLPAGDVLVVGASHSGADIAYETAASHATTLAGTVNGQMPFRIEGPEARVILPIWFFATQHLLTMRTPIGRKMRPQVRAHGAPLLRVRRSDLDAAGVQRVGRITGVADGLPVADGRELDVASIIWCTGYRPNYSWIDLPVTDEAGFPISDRGITAFPGLYFLGVPFQYAFASMLIGGAGRDAGYVVRHLLRTREPVAAA from the coding sequence ATGAGCACGCACCACACCATCGTCATCGGCGGCGGCCATTCCGGCCTGTCCGCCGGGTACCACCTCGCGCAGGCCGGCGTGGACTTCGTGATCCTCGACGCCGAGGACCGCGTCGGCGCGCACTGGGAGCGGCACTGGGACTCCCTGCGGCTGTTCTCCCCCGCGCGGTACAGCTCGCTGCCGGGGCTCGCCGTCCCGGGCGATCCCAGGCACTTCCCCGACCGCGACGAGATCGCCGGGTACCTGCGGACCTACGCCGAGCACATCGCTGCGCCGGTGCGCTCCGGCGTGCGGGTGGACGCGCTGCGTCGCGCCGGGGACACCTACGTCGCCGAGGCCGGCGACCAGCGGTTCGAGGCTCCGAACGTCGTGGTCGCGACCGGGCCGCACCAGGAGCCGCACGTGCCGGACTTCGCCGCCAAGCTGGACCCGGGTATTCGGCAGTGGCACTCGACCGGCTACCGGGGCCCCTCGGACCTGCCTGCCGGGGACGTCCTGGTGGTCGGTGCGTCCCACTCCGGTGCGGACATCGCCTACGAGACCGCCGCCAGCCACGCCACGACGCTCGCCGGCACCGTGAACGGACAGATGCCGTTCCGGATCGAGGGCCCAGAGGCGCGAGTGATCCTGCCGATCTGGTTCTTCGCCACCCAGCACCTGCTCACCATGCGCACGCCCATCGGCCGGAAGATGCGCCCGCAGGTCCGCGCCCACGGTGCGCCGCTGCTGCGCGTGCGGAGATCGGACCTGGACGCCGCCGGGGTACAGCGGGTGGGGCGGATCACCGGCGTCGCCGACGGACTGCCGGTTGCCGACGGGCGGGAGCTGGACGTCGCGAGCATCATCTGGTGCACCGGATACCGCCCGAACTACAGCTGGATCGACCTGCCGGTCACCGACGAGGCGGGCTTCCCGATCAGCGACCGGGGCATCACCGCGTTCCCCGGCCTGTACTTCCTCGGGGTGCCGTTCCAGTACGCGTTCGCGTCGATGCTGATCGGCGGGGCCGGCCGGGACGCGGGGTACGTGGTGCGGCACCTGCTGCGGACCCGGGAGCCGGTCGCCGCCGCGTGA
- a CDS encoding MerR family transcriptional regulator: protein MNRNEAVLDHPASTDAQWSMHEITRLTGTTSRTLRHYDQIGLLEPSRIGANGYRYYDGEALVRLQRILMLRDLGLGLGTIAEVLDRSQDEATALRTHLELLHQERDRLDRRIESVRTTVMKREGGEELMAEEMFDGFDHTRYKGEVEQRWGRDAYAKSDAWWRSLGDSEKKAFQQRQADIGADYARAAAEGLDPGDERVRAISARHHEWLGVASNEVSRGYFLGLADMYVADDRFAANYGGTDGATFVRDAMRAYAEGATFSGE from the coding sequence ATGAACCGGAACGAAGCAGTGCTCGACCACCCCGCGTCGACCGACGCGCAGTGGTCCATGCACGAGATCACCCGGCTCACCGGGACGACCAGTCGCACGCTGCGTCACTACGACCAGATCGGACTACTGGAACCGTCCCGGATCGGCGCGAACGGCTACCGCTACTACGACGGCGAGGCCCTGGTCCGGCTGCAACGCATCCTGATGCTGCGCGACCTCGGTCTCGGCCTCGGCACCATCGCCGAGGTGCTCGACCGGTCGCAGGACGAGGCCACGGCGCTGCGGACGCACCTGGAACTGCTCCACCAGGAGCGCGACCGGCTCGATCGACGGATCGAGTCCGTTCGGACCACCGTGATGAAGAGGGAAGGAGGTGAAGAACTCATGGCAGAAGAGATGTTCGACGGCTTCGACCACACCCGGTACAAGGGCGAGGTCGAGCAGCGTTGGGGACGCGACGCCTACGCGAAGAGCGACGCCTGGTGGCGCTCGCTCGGCGACTCCGAGAAGAAGGCGTTCCAGCAGCGCCAGGCCGACATCGGTGCCGACTACGCCCGGGCGGCGGCCGAAGGCCTCGACCCCGGCGACGAGCGGGTGCGGGCGATCAGCGCCCGGCACCACGAATGGCTCGGCGTGGCCTCGAACGAGGTGTCCCGCGGCTACTTCCTCGGACTGGCCGACATGTACGTCGCGGACGACCGGTTCGCAGCGAACTACGGCGGGACCGACGGCGCCACGTTCGTCCGGGACGCGATGCGCGCGTACGCCGAGGGCGCGACGTTCAGCGGCGAGTAG
- a CDS encoding MarR family winged helix-turn-helix transcriptional regulator, with protein sequence MSEPADRAPGCPTLGATGLPALADLANLVRSTIGAVADRHDLTPSQGQLLCVLIDGPLRMADLARRLGVEKAALTGLVDRVERRSLVERRPVPGDRRSVDVVLTDAGASAVDVFHADVARALDGLLAGLTDAERSAFQRITETVIAGHRPPEGVSTAGTIDPAIASSRP encoded by the coding sequence GTGAGCGAACCGGCGGACCGTGCGCCAGGGTGCCCAACCCTGGGGGCCACCGGGCTGCCCGCGCTCGCGGATCTGGCGAACCTGGTGCGGTCAACCATCGGCGCCGTCGCGGACCGGCATGACCTGACCCCGAGCCAGGGGCAGCTGTTGTGCGTGCTGATCGACGGTCCGCTGCGCATGGCGGACCTCGCCCGGCGCCTCGGCGTCGAGAAGGCTGCGCTCACCGGGCTGGTCGACCGCGTGGAGCGCCGCTCCCTGGTCGAGCGCCGGCCGGTCCCGGGGGACAGGCGTTCCGTGGACGTCGTGCTGACCGACGCCGGAGCCTCGGCGGTCGACGTGTTCCACGCCGACGTCGCGCGGGCGCTCGACGGCCTGTTGGCCGGACTCACGGACGCTGAGCGCTCGGCCTTCCAACGAATCACGGAGACCGTCATCGCTGGGCACCGCCCGCCCGAAGGAGTATCGACCGCTGGGACCATCGACCCGGCGATCGCCTCGTCGCGCCCGTAA
- a CDS encoding helix-turn-helix transcriptional regulator: MSTSTRALDLLGLLQSRRHWPGTELARRLNVSQRTLRRDVNGLQQLGYPIITTRGTGGGYQLSAGASLPPLVLSEDEAAATVLGLKEIATGAHPSSAEAAVSAMAKIVQVLPPRIRGRIDSLRAVAVPAGGPGNRAAIGDITALTTLALACRDADTVEFAYSSRAGEPSRRTAQPHRIVNVENRIYLVAWDLDRADWRTFRVDRITEPHRTGNRFAPRRLPDDDPVAFVRAQLGVLPSRHRVHATVQAPAERIGAEIVHHGTVEPLDETSCEVHIAAESLDWAAFCLVAIGAPFVVHGPPEAIAYMRAWGRGLLDATEAG, from the coding sequence ATGTCGACCAGCACCCGGGCCCTTGACCTCCTCGGGCTCCTGCAGAGCCGGCGCCACTGGCCCGGAACCGAACTCGCGCGCCGGCTCAACGTGAGCCAGCGGACCCTCCGCCGCGACGTCAACGGCCTGCAGCAGCTCGGCTATCCGATCATCACGACCCGGGGGACCGGCGGCGGCTACCAGCTCAGCGCCGGGGCATCCCTTCCGCCACTGGTCCTCAGCGAGGACGAGGCCGCGGCCACGGTGCTCGGGCTGAAGGAGATCGCCACGGGTGCGCACCCGTCCTCGGCCGAAGCTGCCGTCAGTGCGATGGCCAAGATCGTGCAGGTCCTCCCGCCCCGCATCCGAGGCCGGATCGACAGCCTGCGGGCCGTCGCGGTCCCGGCCGGTGGCCCCGGGAACCGCGCTGCGATCGGCGACATCACCGCGCTCACCACGCTGGCCCTCGCCTGCCGCGACGCCGATACGGTCGAGTTCGCCTACAGCTCCCGAGCAGGCGAACCTTCTCGACGTACGGCGCAACCACACCGGATCGTGAACGTGGAGAACCGGATCTACCTCGTCGCGTGGGACCTGGACCGTGCGGACTGGCGGACGTTCCGGGTCGACCGCATCACGGAGCCCCACCGGACCGGGAACAGGTTCGCCCCGCGCCGTCTGCCCGATGACGATCCCGTCGCATTCGTGCGCGCTCAGCTCGGCGTCCTGCCGTCACGCCACCGCGTGCACGCGACAGTCCAGGCGCCCGCCGAACGGATCGGGGCCGAGATCGTGCACCACGGGACCGTGGAGCCCTTGGACGAGACCTCGTGCGAGGTCCACATCGCCGCCGAGTCGCTGGACTGGGCGGCCTTCTGCCTCGTCGCGATCGGTGCGCCGTTCGTGGTGCACGGTCCCCCCGAGGCGATCGCCTACATGAGGGCGTGGGGGCGTGGACTCCTCGACGCCACCGAAGCGGGTTAG
- a CDS encoding 1-acyl-sn-glycerol-3-phosphate acyltransferase: MKRAIARLYWSLSRWTQRSEPVDPRGAGILLGAPHTSNWDFVFMLAIAWQGGYRLRFLGKHQLFKKPFGTIMRALGGIPVDRRDPSTVVAEVVDRVRAGERFHLVITPEGTRSGAPYWRSGFYRIAQETGLPVTLGYVDRRTMTTGLGPTLELTGDVVADMDVIRAFYKGKTGVRQTETIEPRLRDEEG, encoded by the coding sequence GTGAAGCGGGCCATCGCCCGGCTGTACTGGTCGTTGAGCCGGTGGACCCAGCGCTCGGAGCCGGTGGACCCGCGCGGCGCGGGGATCCTGCTCGGTGCGCCGCACACGTCCAACTGGGACTTCGTGTTCATGCTCGCGATCGCCTGGCAGGGCGGCTACCGGCTGAGGTTCCTCGGCAAGCACCAACTGTTCAAGAAGCCGTTCGGCACGATCATGCGGGCACTCGGGGGGATCCCGGTGGACCGGCGGGACCCGTCGACAGTGGTCGCCGAGGTCGTGGACCGGGTCCGCGCCGGCGAGAGGTTCCACCTCGTCATCACGCCGGAGGGCACCCGGAGCGGTGCGCCCTACTGGAGGTCCGGGTTCTATCGGATCGCCCAGGAGACCGGACTGCCGGTGACGCTCGGCTATGTGGACCGCAGGACGATGACCACCGGACTCGGCCCCACGCTCGAGCTCACCGGGGACGTGGTCGCGGACATGGACGTCATCCGCGCGTTCTACAAGGGCAAGACCGGGGTACGCCAGACGGAGACGATCGAGCCGCGTCTGCGCGACGAGGAGGGGTGA
- a CDS encoding class I SAM-dependent methyltransferase, whose amino-acid sequence MSTTYPTPATAPSSSEPSATEAEETAALAARYLEILNSSAIAILTSIGHRAGLFETLATLPPASSEQIADAADLNERYVREWLGGMSAAGIVVYDPVRQTYHFPRSHAAVLTSAAGPENLAQLMQYIPMLGSVEARVLESLQHGGGLDYSEYPGFQRTMAQESATVNDAVLVDGILPLVPGLPGRLTAGIDVLDVGCGSGHAINLMARAYPNSAFVGYDFSSEGVAAARAEAAAWGLANSRFEVVDVAGIAERGHFDLVTAFDAIHDQAHPAQVLGNVRSALREDGVFLMVDIKASSNVEDNAALPWGSYLYAISMFHCMSVSLGLGGDGLGTVWGTQLAERMLGEAGFTDVEIVDVPADPFNAYFVARP is encoded by the coding sequence GCCGCCCTCGCGGCCCGCTACCTCGAGATCCTCAACTCGAGCGCGATCGCCATCCTCACCAGCATCGGCCACCGCGCCGGGCTGTTCGAGACCCTGGCGACGCTCCCACCCGCGAGCAGCGAGCAGATCGCCGACGCGGCCGACCTGAACGAGCGCTACGTGCGCGAGTGGCTGGGCGGCATGTCGGCAGCCGGCATCGTCGTCTACGACCCGGTCCGGCAGACCTACCACTTCCCCCGTTCGCACGCCGCCGTGCTCACCAGCGCGGCCGGCCCGGAGAACCTCGCCCAGCTCATGCAGTACATCCCGATGCTCGGCAGCGTGGAGGCCCGGGTGCTGGAGAGCCTGCAACACGGCGGTGGGCTCGACTACTCCGAGTACCCGGGCTTCCAGCGCACCATGGCGCAGGAGTCGGCGACGGTGAACGACGCGGTCCTGGTGGACGGCATCCTGCCGCTCGTGCCCGGGCTCCCGGGCCGGCTGACAGCGGGGATCGACGTCCTCGACGTCGGCTGCGGCTCCGGTCACGCGATCAACCTGATGGCCAGGGCCTACCCGAACAGCGCCTTCGTCGGGTACGACTTCTCGTCCGAGGGCGTCGCGGCCGCCCGCGCCGAGGCCGCGGCCTGGGGCCTGGCAAACTCCCGGTTCGAGGTGGTCGACGTCGCCGGGATCGCCGAGCGGGGCCACTTCGACCTGGTCACGGCGTTCGACGCCATCCACGACCAGGCCCACCCCGCGCAGGTGCTCGGCAACGTGCGGTCGGCGCTGCGCGAGGACGGGGTGTTCCTGATGGTGGACATCAAGGCGTCGAGCAACGTGGAGGACAACGCCGCCCTGCCCTGGGGCAGCTACCTCTATGCGATCTCGATGTTCCACTGCATGAGCGTCTCCCTCGGGCTCGGCGGGGACGGTCTCGGCACGGTCTGGGGCACCCAGCTCGCGGAGCGGATGCTCGGTGAGGCCGGGTTCACCGACGTCGAGATCGTGGACGTGCCCGCCGATCCGTTCAACGCCTACTTCGTGGCGCGTCCGTAG
- a CDS encoding VOC family protein, with protein MSAPTPSTVPAAPAGSATVDPFIWSDDAPGLIAFLVDVFGAAEVPEARTADTDGLVLHSELQIGDSSVTIADRKPGWPYTPAFVRVYVDDPAAVLARAVAGGARTVTEPTEFWGDVLARFADPFGHLWWVYKHNPGATTWDGAESDWSGGDAGGEDEQSWESAATPELAYIHATLMEAMSSLQDPRTR; from the coding sequence ATGTCTGCTCCCACGCCGTCGACCGTCCCCGCCGCCCCCGCCGGCTCCGCGACCGTCGACCCGTTCATCTGGTCCGACGACGCTCCCGGCCTGATCGCCTTCCTGGTCGACGTGTTCGGCGCCGCCGAGGTTCCGGAAGCCCGTACCGCCGACACCGACGGGCTGGTCCTGCACTCCGAGCTGCAGATCGGCGACTCCAGCGTCACCATCGCCGACCGCAAGCCTGGCTGGCCGTACACCCCGGCGTTCGTGCGCGTGTACGTCGACGACCCGGCGGCCGTCCTGGCACGCGCCGTGGCCGGCGGAGCCCGGACGGTCACCGAACCGACGGAGTTCTGGGGCGACGTGCTCGCACGCTTCGCCGACCCGTTCGGCCACCTGTGGTGGGTCTACAAGCACAACCCGGGTGCCACCACCTGGGACGGCGCCGAGAGCGACTGGTCAGGGGGCGACGCCGGCGGAGAGGACGAACAGTCCTGGGAGTCGGCCGCCACGCCGGAGCTGGCCTACATCCACGCGACCCTGATGGAGGCGATGTCCTCGCTCCAGGACCCCCGCACGCGCTGA
- a CDS encoding FAD-dependent monooxygenase — protein sequence MADVIVVGSGPTGMMLAGELALAGVDVSIVEQRPTSELTGSRAGGIHSRTIEILDQRGIVDQFLAEGRTVQAATFGTTVLDISDFPTRHPYVLALWQNRMEPILANWIEELGVPVHRGREVVGLGRGDDGVGVEFSDGPPARAKYLVGADGGRSVIRKAAGIDFPGSDATRSNLIAEVEVAEEPPSGMRQDESGVHGLSRLADGRTYRVVTTEQQLGSGADPSLADLGRALSAVYGTDFGVHSPIWISRFTDATRQAADYRAGRVLIAGDAAHIHYPAGGQGIGLGIQDAVNLGWKLAQVVKGVSPESLLDTYRDERHPPTARALRYSMAQSVLQRSDPRTAALTETVDELMTMDQPRTRLAARIHGLDIAYDFGEGHPLLGRRMPDLDVDTRDGPTRVYSLLHQARPLLLDLGEPARIDITPWADRVRLVDARFARTWELPVLGEVSAPSAVLVRPDGHVAWVGQGTDEGLTAALARWFGPESPTG from the coding sequence ATGGCAGACGTGATCGTGGTGGGGAGCGGGCCGACCGGGATGATGCTGGCGGGTGAACTCGCCCTGGCAGGGGTCGACGTGTCGATCGTGGAGCAGCGCCCGACGTCCGAGCTGACCGGCTCGCGTGCGGGCGGGATCCACTCACGGACGATCGAGATCCTCGACCAGCGCGGGATCGTGGACCAGTTCCTGGCGGAGGGCCGGACCGTGCAGGCGGCGACGTTCGGCACGACCGTGCTGGACATCAGCGACTTTCCGACACGGCACCCCTATGTGCTCGCTCTGTGGCAGAACCGCATGGAGCCGATCCTGGCGAACTGGATCGAGGAGCTCGGGGTGCCGGTCCATCGTGGGCGGGAGGTGGTCGGCCTCGGCCGGGGTGACGACGGCGTGGGTGTCGAGTTCTCGGACGGCCCGCCCGCGCGGGCGAAGTACCTCGTCGGCGCCGACGGTGGGCGCAGCGTGATCCGCAAGGCCGCCGGCATCGACTTTCCCGGGTCGGATGCGACCCGCAGCAATCTGATCGCCGAGGTCGAGGTTGCCGAGGAGCCGCCGAGCGGCATGCGTCAGGACGAGTCGGGCGTCCACGGCCTCAGCCGGCTGGCGGACGGGCGCACCTATCGGGTCGTGACGACGGAGCAGCAGCTCGGTTCCGGCGCCGATCCGAGCCTGGCCGACCTCGGGCGGGCCCTGTCGGCGGTCTACGGAACCGACTTCGGAGTGCACAGCCCGATCTGGATCTCCCGGTTCACCGACGCCACCCGGCAGGCCGCGGACTACCGGGCTGGGCGGGTGCTGATCGCCGGGGATGCCGCACACATCCACTATCCCGCCGGCGGGCAGGGGATCGGTCTCGGGATCCAGGATGCGGTGAACCTGGGCTGGAAACTCGCACAGGTCGTCAAGGGTGTCTCGCCCGAGTCGCTCCTGGACACCTACCGCGACGAGCGGCACCCGCCCACGGCCCGGGCACTCAGGTACTCGATGGCGCAGTCGGTCCTGCAGCGCTCCGACCCGCGGACCGCTGCACTCACCGAGACCGTCGACGAACTGATGACGATGGACCAGCCCCGCACGCGGCTGGCTGCCCGGATCCATGGTCTCGACATCGCCTACGACTTCGGCGAGGGGCATCCGCTGCTGGGCCGTCGCATGCCGGACCTCGACGTCGACACGAGGGACGGTCCGACCCGGGTCTACTCGTTGCTCCATCAGGCCAGGCCGCTCCTGCTCGACCTGGGTGAACCGGCCCGGATCGACATCACCCCCTGGGCCGACCGGGTCCGGCTCGTCGACGCCCGGTTCGCCCGCACCTGGGAACTGCCGGTGCTCGGCGAGGTGAGCGCCCCCTCGGCTGTACTGGTTCGCCCGGATGGGCACGTCGCGTGGGTTGGACAAGGAACCGACGAGGGGCTGACCGCCGCACTCGCCCGCTGGTTCGGTCCCGAGTCACCCACCGGGTGA
- a CDS encoding NADH:flavin oxidoreductase/NADH oxidase — translation MSLLLSPFDLGTTTFRNRLWVAPMCQYSAVEGVPNDWHHVHLAQFASGGAGLVIAEATAVVPEGRISPGDTGLWNDAQREAWAPIAGAIRARGAVPGIQLAHAGRKASTFAPFASERGSVPRDRGGWQTVAPSAIAFEGLAEPAALDLAGIDAVVTAFADAARRAAAAGFGVLEVHAAHGYLLHQFLSPLSNRRDDHYGGSLENRARLLLRVVEAVATAAPAATLFVRFSGTDWADGGWDVMQTATVASWAADRGAQFFDISSGGLVAHQQIRVGPGYQVPVAAQVRRLAGLPVSAVGEITDGPQAEQILQAGDADAVMAGREWLRDPHFALRAATELGEPDAASWPQQYLRARPRAALAHDASAAVGR, via the coding sequence ATGAGCCTGCTGCTGAGCCCGTTCGACCTTGGCACCACCACCTTCCGCAACCGGCTGTGGGTCGCACCCATGTGCCAGTACTCGGCGGTCGAGGGTGTCCCGAACGACTGGCATCACGTGCACCTGGCGCAGTTCGCCTCGGGCGGTGCCGGCCTGGTCATCGCTGAGGCGACCGCCGTGGTACCCGAGGGACGCATCTCGCCCGGCGACACCGGACTGTGGAACGACGCGCAACGCGAGGCCTGGGCGCCGATCGCTGGGGCCATCCGTGCCCGAGGGGCCGTCCCCGGCATCCAACTCGCCCACGCCGGCCGCAAGGCGTCGACGTTCGCACCGTTCGCCAGCGAACGGGGTTCGGTTCCACGCGATCGCGGCGGCTGGCAGACGGTGGCGCCGTCGGCGATCGCCTTCGAGGGCTTGGCCGAGCCGGCGGCCCTGGACCTCGCCGGCATCGATGCCGTCGTGACCGCATTCGCCGATGCCGCCAGGCGTGCGGCCGCCGCGGGATTCGGAGTGCTCGAGGTGCACGCCGCGCACGGCTACCTGCTGCATCAGTTCCTCTCGCCGTTGTCGAACCGCCGCGACGACCACTACGGAGGCTCGCTCGAGAACCGGGCCCGATTGTTGCTGCGGGTCGTGGAGGCCGTGGCCACGGCCGCGCCGGCCGCGACCCTGTTCGTGCGGTTCTCGGGCACCGACTGGGCCGACGGAGGTTGGGACGTCATGCAGACTGCGACCGTCGCCAGCTGGGCGGCCGACCGCGGCGCCCAATTCTTCGACATCTCCAGCGGTGGCCTCGTCGCCCACCAGCAGATCAGGGTCGGGCCCGGCTACCAGGTGCCGGTGGCAGCCCAGGTCCGCCGCCTGGCCGGGCTGCCGGTCAGCGCAGTCGGCGAGATCACCGACGGTCCGCAGGCAGAACAGATTCTTCAGGCGGGCGACGCCGACGCCGTCATGGCAGGCCGTGAGTGGCTGCGCGATCCGCACTTCGCATTGCGCGCGGCGACCGAACTGGGCGAGCCGGATGCCGCGAGTTGGCCGCAGCAGTACCTGCGGGCCCGCCCACGTGCCGCCCTAGCGCACGACGCAAGCGCCGCCGTCGGGCGTTGA
- a CDS encoding response regulator transcription factor — protein sequence MSAPTTEPLETGRTLFQRRAWAGALRALRQADDAAPLESADLDRLAKSAYLSGHEPESIAAFTSAFQLDVDTDPRAAARSAFWLGFVLTQAGRWSEAGAWLERGSAVLDRAGLDGPERGLLLVPLGLQRAFAGDGEGSARLFARALDLGREHRDPDLLALARLGTGRAALMPGMATTAEAVAAVGQLDEVMLAVTAGEVTEMIAGLAYCAVIDACRILLDVRRAQEWTAALTRWCEDQPELVPYRGQCLVHRAQVLQLHGAWADAAIQARLARERLSDPPGQAAAGDAWYQEGELHRLGGDWASAEEDYQRANTFGRQPQPGHALLLLASGHGAAAAGTIARILDETADPFARPLLLAAQVTIARELGDAAAVRSAADELVSLSGRRPCQYLAALAGHAVGAAALAEGDAAGALPPLRAALSVWASLDAPYEQAGTRELIGLACRVLADDAGAALELGSAEETFTRLGAGPDAARVGALLRPEPAQPSSHPLSVREIEVLKLISAGHTNRAIATALHLSEKTVARHVGNILTKLDLPSRSAATAWAYEHGVIRAGATPS from the coding sequence GTGTCCGCGCCGACGACCGAACCGCTCGAGACCGGCCGGACGCTGTTCCAGCGGCGGGCCTGGGCGGGCGCGCTCCGGGCGCTGCGGCAGGCGGATGACGCCGCCCCGCTGGAGTCGGCGGACCTGGACCGGTTGGCGAAGTCCGCCTACCTCAGCGGGCACGAGCCGGAGAGCATCGCCGCGTTCACCAGCGCGTTCCAGCTCGACGTCGACACCGACCCACGGGCGGCGGCGCGGAGCGCGTTCTGGCTCGGGTTCGTCCTGACCCAGGCCGGCCGGTGGTCGGAGGCGGGCGCGTGGCTGGAGCGAGGGTCGGCGGTCCTCGACCGAGCCGGCCTGGACGGTCCCGAGCGTGGCCTGCTGCTCGTGCCGCTCGGTCTCCAGCGCGCGTTCGCAGGCGACGGTGAGGGGTCGGCGCGCCTGTTCGCCCGTGCCCTGGACCTCGGCCGCGAGCACCGCGACCCGGACCTGCTGGCCCTCGCCCGGCTCGGCACCGGCCGGGCAGCGCTGATGCCCGGGATGGCCACGACCGCTGAGGCCGTCGCGGCGGTCGGGCAGCTGGACGAGGTGATGCTCGCCGTGACCGCCGGCGAGGTCACCGAGATGATCGCGGGCCTGGCCTACTGCGCCGTGATCGACGCGTGCCGGATCCTGCTCGACGTGCGCCGGGCACAGGAGTGGACGGCCGCGCTGACCCGCTGGTGCGAGGACCAGCCCGAACTGGTCCCGTATCGAGGCCAGTGCCTCGTGCACCGCGCCCAGGTGCTCCAGTTGCACGGCGCCTGGGCCGACGCCGCCATCCAGGCCCGCCTCGCGCGGGAACGGCTGAGCGACCCGCCCGGGCAGGCCGCGGCGGGGGATGCCTGGTACCAGGAGGGTGAGCTGCACCGGTTGGGCGGGGACTGGGCGAGCGCGGAGGAGGACTACCAGCGAGCGAACACGTTCGGGCGCCAACCCCAGCCCGGGCACGCCCTGCTGCTCCTGGCCAGCGGACACGGCGCGGCGGCGGCCGGGACCATCGCCCGGATCCTCGACGAGACGGCCGACCCGTTCGCGCGGCCGCTGCTGCTGGCCGCCCAGGTCACGATCGCGCGGGAGCTCGGGGACGCCGCCGCGGTGCGTTCGGCGGCGGACGAGCTGGTGTCCCTTTCCGGCCGACGGCCCTGCCAGTACCTCGCGGCGCTCGCCGGTCATGCGGTCGGCGCCGCGGCGCTGGCCGAGGGCGACGCGGCGGGTGCGCTGCCGCCGCTGCGGGCGGCGCTCAGCGTGTGGGCGAGCCTGGACGCGCCGTACGAGCAGGCCGGCACCCGGGAGCTCATCGGGCTGGCCTGCCGCGTCCTGGCCGATGACGCCGGCGCCGCCCTGGAGCTGGGCAGCGCCGAGGAGACGTTCACCAGGCTCGGTGCCGGGCCGGATGCCGCGCGGGTCGGGGCGCTGTTGCGACCCGAACCTGCTCAGCCGTCGAGCCACCCGCTCTCCGTGCGGGAGATCGAGGTGCTCAAGCTGATCAGCGCCGGGCACACGAACCGGGCGATCGCGACGGCGCTGCACCTCAGCGAGAAGACGGTGGCTCGGCACGTCGGGAACATCCTGACGAAGCTGGACCTGCCGTCCCGGTCCGCCGCTACCGCGTGGGCGTACGAGCACGGCGTGATCCGAGCCGGGGCCACCCCGAGCTAG